From a region of the Colius striatus isolate bColStr4 chromosome 22, bColStr4.1.hap1, whole genome shotgun sequence genome:
- the DRAM2 gene encoding DNA damage-regulated autophagy modulator protein 2 isoform X8 → MPLLSALGVEACTAMWWFQQGLSILPAALVVWSAASFVFSYITATILHHVDPLVPYISDTGTTPPERCLFGIMLNVSTFLGVATMYVRYKQVDALNPEKPNVIKLNKLGLTLGLMSCFGLCIIANFQKCILYYIHVVGACLTFGVGAIYMLVQTVLSYLMQPELHSKDIFWIRLSVLLWCCSSILSMFVSSVVLYSGLYGTNLVQKLHWDPQEKGYTAHLISTISEWSLAFSFLSFFLTYIRDFQLNLNVPQLAEAL, encoded by the exons ATGCCCTTGCTCTCAG CGCTGGGAGTTGAAGCCTGCACTGCAATGTGGTGGTTTCAGCAAGGCCTCTCCATCTTGCCTGCAGCTTTGGTTGTTTGGTCAGCTGcatcttttgtcttttcatACATCACTGCAACCATCCTGCACCACGTTGACCCTCTGGTGCCCTACATCAG TGACACAGGGACAACACCCCCTGAAAGATGCTTATTTGGGATCATGTTAAATGTCTCGACTTTCTTGG GAGTGGCCACCATGTACGTCCGCTACAAACAGGTTGATGCCTTGAATCCAGAGAAACCCAATGTCATCAAGCTGAACAAGCTGGGCCTCACGCTGGGACTCATGAGCTGTTTTGGACTTTGCATTATTGCAAACTTCCAG aaATGCATCCTGTACTACATCCATGTGGTTGGAGCCTGCCTGACCTTCGGAGTAGGGGCCATTTATATGCTGGTCCAGACTGTCCTGTCCTACCTGATGCAGCCAGAACTTCACAGCAAAGACATCTTCTGGATCCGCCTGAGCGTCTTGCTCTGGTGCTGCTCCAGCATCCTGAGCA TGTTTGTTTCCTCAGTTGTCTTGTACAGCGGCCTGTACGGAACAAACCTCGTGCAGAAACTGCACTGGGACCCACAGGAGAAG GGCTACACAGCTCATCTCATCAGCACCATCTCAGAGTGGTCCTTGGCGTTCTCCTTCCTCAGCTTCTTCCTCACCTACATCCGTGACTTCCAG CTGAACCTCAACGTTCCACAGCTGGCAGAGGCCTTATAA
- the DRAM2 gene encoding DNA damage-regulated autophagy modulator protein 2 isoform X7 has product MPLLSALGVEACTAMWWFQQGLSILPAALVVWSAASFVFSYITATILHHVDPLVPYISDTGTTPPERCLFGIMLNVSTFLGVATMYVRYKQVDALNPEKPNVIKLNKLGLTLGLMSCFGLCIIANFQKCILYYIHVVGACLTFGVGAIYMLVQTVLSYLMQPELHSKDIFWIRLSVLLWCCSSILSMFVSSVVLYSGLYGTNLVQKLHWDPQEKGQEELLTDGIFPLLPRATQLISSAPSQSGPWRSPSSASSSPTSVTSS; this is encoded by the exons ATGCCCTTGCTCTCAG CGCTGGGAGTTGAAGCCTGCACTGCAATGTGGTGGTTTCAGCAAGGCCTCTCCATCTTGCCTGCAGCTTTGGTTGTTTGGTCAGCTGcatcttttgtcttttcatACATCACTGCAACCATCCTGCACCACGTTGACCCTCTGGTGCCCTACATCAG TGACACAGGGACAACACCCCCTGAAAGATGCTTATTTGGGATCATGTTAAATGTCTCGACTTTCTTGG GAGTGGCCACCATGTACGTCCGCTACAAACAGGTTGATGCCTTGAATCCAGAGAAACCCAATGTCATCAAGCTGAACAAGCTGGGCCTCACGCTGGGACTCATGAGCTGTTTTGGACTTTGCATTATTGCAAACTTCCAG aaATGCATCCTGTACTACATCCATGTGGTTGGAGCCTGCCTGACCTTCGGAGTAGGGGCCATTTATATGCTGGTCCAGACTGTCCTGTCCTACCTGATGCAGCCAGAACTTCACAGCAAAGACATCTTCTGGATCCGCCTGAGCGTCTTGCTCTGGTGCTGCTCCAGCATCCTGAGCA TGTTTGTTTCCTCAGTTGTCTTGTACAGCGGCCTGTACGGAACAAACCTCGTGCAGAAACTGCACTGGGACCCACAGGAGAAG GGTCAAGAAGAGCTTCTAACTGATGGGATCTTCCCCCTCTTACCCAGGGCTACACAGCTCATCTCATCAGCACCATCTCAGAGTGGTCCTTGGCGTTCTCCTTCCTCAGCTTCTTCCTCACCTACATCCGTGACTTCCAG CTGA
- the DRAM2 gene encoding DNA damage-regulated autophagy modulator protein 2 isoform X1 has protein sequence MPLLSALGVEACTAMWWFQQGLSILPAALVVWSAASFVFSYITATILHHVDPLVPYISDTGTTPPERCLFGIMLNVSTFLGVATMYVRYKQVDALNPEKPNVIKLNKLGLTLGLMSCFGLCIIANFQKCILYYIHVVGACLTFGVGAIYMLVQTVLSYLMQPELHSKDIFWIRLSVLLWCCSSILSMFVSSVVLYSGLYGTNLVQKLHWDPQEKGYTAHLISTISEWSLAFSFLSFFLTYIRDFQFAGTDPLRHPPDLWQRGADAAGGREHLMKAKGTCPQHHSGTQEQ, from the exons ATGCCCTTGCTCTCAG CGCTGGGAGTTGAAGCCTGCACTGCAATGTGGTGGTTTCAGCAAGGCCTCTCCATCTTGCCTGCAGCTTTGGTTGTTTGGTCAGCTGcatcttttgtcttttcatACATCACTGCAACCATCCTGCACCACGTTGACCCTCTGGTGCCCTACATCAG TGACACAGGGACAACACCCCCTGAAAGATGCTTATTTGGGATCATGTTAAATGTCTCGACTTTCTTGG GAGTGGCCACCATGTACGTCCGCTACAAACAGGTTGATGCCTTGAATCCAGAGAAACCCAATGTCATCAAGCTGAACAAGCTGGGCCTCACGCTGGGACTCATGAGCTGTTTTGGACTTTGCATTATTGCAAACTTCCAG aaATGCATCCTGTACTACATCCATGTGGTTGGAGCCTGCCTGACCTTCGGAGTAGGGGCCATTTATATGCTGGTCCAGACTGTCCTGTCCTACCTGATGCAGCCAGAACTTCACAGCAAAGACATCTTCTGGATCCGCCTGAGCGTCTTGCTCTGGTGCTGCTCCAGCATCCTGAGCA TGTTTGTTTCCTCAGTTGTCTTGTACAGCGGCCTGTACGGAACAAACCTCGTGCAGAAACTGCACTGGGACCCACAGGAGAAG GGCTACACAGCTCATCTCATCAGCACCATCTCAGAGTGGTCCTTGGCGTTCTCCTTCCTCAGCTTCTTCCTCACCTACATCCGTGACTTCCAG TTTGCAGGGACAGACCCTTTACGACACCCCCCTGATCTTTGGCAGCGAGGAGCAGACGCTGCTGGTGGCAGGGAGCATCTGATGAAGGCAAAGGGAACGTGTCCTCAGCATCACTCAGGAACTCAGGAGCAATAA
- the DRAM2 gene encoding DNA damage-regulated autophagy modulator protein 2 isoform X5: MPLLSALGVEACTAMWWFQQGLSILPAALVVWSAASFVFSYITATILHHVDPLVPYISDTGTTPPERCLFGIMLNVSTFLGVATMYVRYKQVDALNPEKPNVIKLNKLGLTLGLMSCFGLCIIANFQKCILYYIHVVGACLTFGVGAIYMLVQTVLSYLMQPELHSKDIFWIRLSVLLWCCSSILSMFVSSVVLYSGLYGTNLVQKLHWDPQEKGYTAHLISTISEWSLAFSFLSFFLTYIRDFQRGADAAGGREHLMKAKGTCPQHHSGTQEQ, from the exons ATGCCCTTGCTCTCAG CGCTGGGAGTTGAAGCCTGCACTGCAATGTGGTGGTTTCAGCAAGGCCTCTCCATCTTGCCTGCAGCTTTGGTTGTTTGGTCAGCTGcatcttttgtcttttcatACATCACTGCAACCATCCTGCACCACGTTGACCCTCTGGTGCCCTACATCAG TGACACAGGGACAACACCCCCTGAAAGATGCTTATTTGGGATCATGTTAAATGTCTCGACTTTCTTGG GAGTGGCCACCATGTACGTCCGCTACAAACAGGTTGATGCCTTGAATCCAGAGAAACCCAATGTCATCAAGCTGAACAAGCTGGGCCTCACGCTGGGACTCATGAGCTGTTTTGGACTTTGCATTATTGCAAACTTCCAG aaATGCATCCTGTACTACATCCATGTGGTTGGAGCCTGCCTGACCTTCGGAGTAGGGGCCATTTATATGCTGGTCCAGACTGTCCTGTCCTACCTGATGCAGCCAGAACTTCACAGCAAAGACATCTTCTGGATCCGCCTGAGCGTCTTGCTCTGGTGCTGCTCCAGCATCCTGAGCA TGTTTGTTTCCTCAGTTGTCTTGTACAGCGGCCTGTACGGAACAAACCTCGTGCAGAAACTGCACTGGGACCCACAGGAGAAG GGCTACACAGCTCATCTCATCAGCACCATCTCAGAGTGGTCCTTGGCGTTCTCCTTCCTCAGCTTCTTCCTCACCTACATCCGTGACTTCCAG CGAGGAGCAGACGCTGCTGGTGGCAGGGAGCATCTGATGAAGGCAAAGGGAACGTGTCCTCAGCATCACTCAGGAACTCAGGAGCAATAA
- the DRAM2 gene encoding DNA damage-regulated autophagy modulator protein 2 isoform X3 → MPLLSALGVEACTAMWWFQQGLSILPAALVVWSAASFVFSYITATILHHVDPLVPYISDTGTTPPERCLFGIMLNVSTFLGVATMYVRYKQVDALNPEKPNVIKLNKLGLTLGLMSCFGLCIIANFQKCILYYIHVVGACLTFGVGAIYMLVQTVLSYLMQPELHSKDIFWIRLSVLLWCCSSILSMFVSSVVLYSGLYGTNLVQKLHWDPQEKGYTAHLISTISEWSLAFSFLSFFLTYIRDFQKISLRAVASLQGQTLYDTPLIFGSEEQTLLVAGSI, encoded by the exons ATGCCCTTGCTCTCAG CGCTGGGAGTTGAAGCCTGCACTGCAATGTGGTGGTTTCAGCAAGGCCTCTCCATCTTGCCTGCAGCTTTGGTTGTTTGGTCAGCTGcatcttttgtcttttcatACATCACTGCAACCATCCTGCACCACGTTGACCCTCTGGTGCCCTACATCAG TGACACAGGGACAACACCCCCTGAAAGATGCTTATTTGGGATCATGTTAAATGTCTCGACTTTCTTGG GAGTGGCCACCATGTACGTCCGCTACAAACAGGTTGATGCCTTGAATCCAGAGAAACCCAATGTCATCAAGCTGAACAAGCTGGGCCTCACGCTGGGACTCATGAGCTGTTTTGGACTTTGCATTATTGCAAACTTCCAG aaATGCATCCTGTACTACATCCATGTGGTTGGAGCCTGCCTGACCTTCGGAGTAGGGGCCATTTATATGCTGGTCCAGACTGTCCTGTCCTACCTGATGCAGCCAGAACTTCACAGCAAAGACATCTTCTGGATCCGCCTGAGCGTCTTGCTCTGGTGCTGCTCCAGCATCCTGAGCA TGTTTGTTTCCTCAGTTGTCTTGTACAGCGGCCTGTACGGAACAAACCTCGTGCAGAAACTGCACTGGGACCCACAGGAGAAG GGCTACACAGCTCATCTCATCAGCACCATCTCAGAGTGGTCCTTGGCGTTCTCCTTCCTCAGCTTCTTCCTCACCTACATCCGTGACTTCCAG AAGATTTCCCTGCGTGCTGTTGCCAGTTTGCAGGGACAGACCCTTTACGACACCCCCCTGATCTTTGGCAGCGAGGAGCAGACGCTGCTGGTGGCAGGGAGCATCTGA
- the DRAM2 gene encoding DNA damage-regulated autophagy modulator protein 2 isoform X6, with the protein MPLLSALGVEACTAMWWFQQGLSILPAALVVWSAASFVFSYITATILHHVDPLVPYISDTGTTPPERCLFGIMLNVSTFLGVATMYVRYKQVDALNPEKPNVIKLNKLGLTLGLMSCFGLCIIANFQKCILYYIHVVGACLTFGVGAIYMLVQTVLSYLMQPELHSKDIFWIRLSVLLWCCSSILSMFVSSVVLYSGLYGTNLVQKLHWDPQEKGQEELLTDGIFPLLPRATQLISSAPSQSGPWRSPSSASSSPTSVTSSEEQTLLVAGSI; encoded by the exons ATGCCCTTGCTCTCAG CGCTGGGAGTTGAAGCCTGCACTGCAATGTGGTGGTTTCAGCAAGGCCTCTCCATCTTGCCTGCAGCTTTGGTTGTTTGGTCAGCTGcatcttttgtcttttcatACATCACTGCAACCATCCTGCACCACGTTGACCCTCTGGTGCCCTACATCAG TGACACAGGGACAACACCCCCTGAAAGATGCTTATTTGGGATCATGTTAAATGTCTCGACTTTCTTGG GAGTGGCCACCATGTACGTCCGCTACAAACAGGTTGATGCCTTGAATCCAGAGAAACCCAATGTCATCAAGCTGAACAAGCTGGGCCTCACGCTGGGACTCATGAGCTGTTTTGGACTTTGCATTATTGCAAACTTCCAG aaATGCATCCTGTACTACATCCATGTGGTTGGAGCCTGCCTGACCTTCGGAGTAGGGGCCATTTATATGCTGGTCCAGACTGTCCTGTCCTACCTGATGCAGCCAGAACTTCACAGCAAAGACATCTTCTGGATCCGCCTGAGCGTCTTGCTCTGGTGCTGCTCCAGCATCCTGAGCA TGTTTGTTTCCTCAGTTGTCTTGTACAGCGGCCTGTACGGAACAAACCTCGTGCAGAAACTGCACTGGGACCCACAGGAGAAG GGTCAAGAAGAGCTTCTAACTGATGGGATCTTCCCCCTCTTACCCAGGGCTACACAGCTCATCTCATCAGCACCATCTCAGAGTGGTCCTTGGCGTTCTCCTTCCTCAGCTTCTTCCTCACCTACATCCGTGACTTCCAG CGAGGAGCAGACGCTGCTGGTGGCAGGGAGCATCTGA
- the DRAM2 gene encoding DNA damage-regulated autophagy modulator protein 2 isoform X2, translating into MPLLSALGVEACTAMWWFQQGLSILPAALVVWSAASFVFSYITATILHHVDPLVPYISDTGTTPPERCLFGIMLNVSTFLGVATMYVRYKQVDALNPEKPNVIKLNKLGLTLGLMSCFGLCIIANFQKCILYYIHVVGACLTFGVGAIYMLVQTVLSYLMQPELHSKDIFWIRLSVLLWCCSSILSMFVSSVVLYSGLYGTNLVQKLHWDPQEKGQEELLTDGIFPLLPRATQLISSAPSQSGPWRSPSSASSSPTSVTSSLQGQTLYDTPLIFGSEEQTLLVAGSI; encoded by the exons ATGCCCTTGCTCTCAG CGCTGGGAGTTGAAGCCTGCACTGCAATGTGGTGGTTTCAGCAAGGCCTCTCCATCTTGCCTGCAGCTTTGGTTGTTTGGTCAGCTGcatcttttgtcttttcatACATCACTGCAACCATCCTGCACCACGTTGACCCTCTGGTGCCCTACATCAG TGACACAGGGACAACACCCCCTGAAAGATGCTTATTTGGGATCATGTTAAATGTCTCGACTTTCTTGG GAGTGGCCACCATGTACGTCCGCTACAAACAGGTTGATGCCTTGAATCCAGAGAAACCCAATGTCATCAAGCTGAACAAGCTGGGCCTCACGCTGGGACTCATGAGCTGTTTTGGACTTTGCATTATTGCAAACTTCCAG aaATGCATCCTGTACTACATCCATGTGGTTGGAGCCTGCCTGACCTTCGGAGTAGGGGCCATTTATATGCTGGTCCAGACTGTCCTGTCCTACCTGATGCAGCCAGAACTTCACAGCAAAGACATCTTCTGGATCCGCCTGAGCGTCTTGCTCTGGTGCTGCTCCAGCATCCTGAGCA TGTTTGTTTCCTCAGTTGTCTTGTACAGCGGCCTGTACGGAACAAACCTCGTGCAGAAACTGCACTGGGACCCACAGGAGAAG GGTCAAGAAGAGCTTCTAACTGATGGGATCTTCCCCCTCTTACCCAGGGCTACACAGCTCATCTCATCAGCACCATCTCAGAGTGGTCCTTGGCGTTCTCCTTCCTCAGCTTCTTCCTCACCTACATCCGTGACTTCCAG TTTGCAGGGACAGACCCTTTACGACACCCCCCTGATCTTTGGCAGCGAGGAGCAGACGCTGCTGGTGGCAGGGAGCATCTGA
- the DRAM2 gene encoding DNA damage-regulated autophagy modulator protein 2 isoform X4, giving the protein MPLLSALGVEACTAMWWFQQGLSILPAALVVWSAASFVFSYITATILHHVDPLVPYISDTGTTPPERCLFGIMLNVSTFLGVATMYVRYKQVDALNPEKPNVIKLNKLGLTLGLMSCFGLCIIANFQKCILYYIHVVGACLTFGVGAIYMLVQTVLSYLMQPELHSKDIFWIRLSVLLWCCSSILSMFVSSVVLYSGLYGTNLVQKLHWDPQEKGQEELLTDGIFPLLPRATQLISSAPSQSGPWRSPSSASSSPTSVTSRRFPCVLLPVCRDRPFTTPP; this is encoded by the exons ATGCCCTTGCTCTCAG CGCTGGGAGTTGAAGCCTGCACTGCAATGTGGTGGTTTCAGCAAGGCCTCTCCATCTTGCCTGCAGCTTTGGTTGTTTGGTCAGCTGcatcttttgtcttttcatACATCACTGCAACCATCCTGCACCACGTTGACCCTCTGGTGCCCTACATCAG TGACACAGGGACAACACCCCCTGAAAGATGCTTATTTGGGATCATGTTAAATGTCTCGACTTTCTTGG GAGTGGCCACCATGTACGTCCGCTACAAACAGGTTGATGCCTTGAATCCAGAGAAACCCAATGTCATCAAGCTGAACAAGCTGGGCCTCACGCTGGGACTCATGAGCTGTTTTGGACTTTGCATTATTGCAAACTTCCAG aaATGCATCCTGTACTACATCCATGTGGTTGGAGCCTGCCTGACCTTCGGAGTAGGGGCCATTTATATGCTGGTCCAGACTGTCCTGTCCTACCTGATGCAGCCAGAACTTCACAGCAAAGACATCTTCTGGATCCGCCTGAGCGTCTTGCTCTGGTGCTGCTCCAGCATCCTGAGCA TGTTTGTTTCCTCAGTTGTCTTGTACAGCGGCCTGTACGGAACAAACCTCGTGCAGAAACTGCACTGGGACCCACAGGAGAAG GGTCAAGAAGAGCTTCTAACTGATGGGATCTTCCCCCTCTTACCCAGGGCTACACAGCTCATCTCATCAGCACCATCTCAGAGTGGTCCTTGGCGTTCTCCTTCCTCAGCTTCTTCCTCACCTACATCCGTGACTTCCAG AAGATTTCCCTGCGTGCTGTTGCCAGTTTGCAGGGACAGACCCTTTACGACACCCCCCTGA
- the LOC133627593 gene encoding uncharacterized protein LOC133627593: MKQPGAAAGVMGTGERSQRGVKRGWRLCALEGPPATPAPLYLSRSRTSPAPAPLYLSRSHTGPAPAPLPAPRCTSAAPAPAPHQPRTSPAPLPLPTPRCTSAAPAPLPHRPRCTSAAPAPLPHRSRTGPAVPQPLPHRSRTSPAVPQPLPHQPRTAPAPAPLYLSHSRTSPAPLPHQPRCTSAAPAPAPHRSRTSPAVPRPLPHRSRTSPAVPQPLPHQPRTAPAPAPLYLSRSRTAPAPAPLYLGRSRTAPAPLPHRPRCTSAAPAPPRPARAFPAVAKAA; the protein is encoded by the coding sequence ATGAAGCAGCCGGGGGCTGCCGCGGGTGTGATGGGGACGGGCGAGAGGAGTCAACGAGGAGTGAAACGGGGCTGGAGACTGTGTGCGCTGGAGGGTCCCCCCGCAACCCCCGCCCCGCTGTACCTCAGCCGCTCCCGCACCAGCCCCGCACCGGCCCCGCTGTACCTCAGCCGCTCCCACACCGGACCCGCaccggccccgctccccgcgCCCCGTTGTACCTCAGCTGCTCCCGCACCAGCTCCGCACCAGCCCCGCACCAGCCCCGCACCGCTCCCGCTCCCCACGCCCCGCTGTACCTCGGCCGCTCCCGCACCGCTCCCGCACCGGCCCCGCTGTACCTCGGCCGCTCCCGCACCGCTCCCGCACCGCTCCCGCACCGGCCCCGCTGTACCTCAGCCGCTCCCGCACCGCTCCCGCACCAGCCCCGCTGTACCTCAGCCGCTCCCGCACCAGCCCCGCACCGCTCCCGCACCGGCCCCGCTGTACCTCAGCCACTCCCGCACCAGCCCCGCACCGCTCCCGCACCAGCCCCGCTGTACCTCAGCCGCTCCCGCACCGGCCCCGCACCGCTCCCGCACCAGCCCCGCTGTACCTCGGCCGCTCCCGCACCGCTCCCGCACCAGCCCCGCTGTACCTCAGCCGCTCCCGCACCAGCCCCGCACCGCTCCCGCACCAGCCCCGCTGTATCTCAGCCGCTCCCGCACCGCTCCCGCACCGGCCCCGCTGTACCTCGGCCGCTCCCGCACCGCTCCCGCACCGCTCCCGCACCGGCCCCGCTGTACCtcggccgctcccgccccgccccgccccgcacGCGCCTTTCCGGCCGTCGCAAAAGCGGCGTAA
- the CEPT1 gene encoding choline/ethanolaminephosphotransferase 1 isoform X2 produces the protein MSGHRNVKRRCGESHLESPAGCGHGPAAGCVLSKLVQLPTPPLSKHQLKRLEEHKYQSAGRSLLEPLMQGYWEWLVGRVPAWIAPNLITIIGLLINIFTTLLLVYYCPTATEQAPPWAYIACACGLFIYQSLDAIDGKQARRTNSSTPLGELFDHGCDSLSTVFVVLGTCIAVQLGTNPDWMFFCCFAGTFMFYCAHWQTYVSGTLRFGIFDVTESVLCTVAIQLLTGTLGPSFWNYTIPILNIQMKIFPALCTVAGTIFSCTNYFGVIFTGGVGKNGSTIAGTSVLSPFLHIGSVIVLAAMIYKKSAVQLFERHPCLYILTFGFVSAKITNKLVVAHMTKSEMHLHDTAFIGPALLFLDQYFNSFIDEYIVLWIALLFSLFDLLRYCVSVCNQIAAHLHIHVFRIKASSSHSNHH, from the exons ATGAGTGGGCATCGAAACGTGAAGAGGCGATGTGGGGAGTCGCACCTGGAATCCCCCGCGGGCTGCGGCCACGGGCCCGCTGCTGGCTGCGTGCTGAGCAAACTGGTGCAGCTGCCCACACCTCCCTTGTCAAAGCACCAGCTGAAACGGTTAGAAGAGCACAAATACCAGAGTGCAGGACGATCCCTGCTTGAACCCCTAATGCAAGGTTACTGGGAATGGTTAGTTGGAAGAGTTCCAGCCTGGATTGCCCCCAATCTGATCACCATCATTGGACtgttaataaatatatttacaacTCTGCTATTAGTATATTACTGCCCAACAGCTACAGAACAG gcacctccctgggcatACATTGCTTGTGCATGTGGCCTTTTCATCTACCAGTCTCTGGATGCTATAGATGGAAAACAAGCAAGAAGAACAAATAGCAGTACTCCATTAGGAGAACTTTTTGATCATGGCTGTGATTCGCTTTCCACAG tcTTTGTGGTTTTGGGCACTTGTATTGCTGTGCAGCTGGGAACCAACCCTGACTGGatgttcttttgttgttttgctggAACGTTCATGTTTTACTGTGCCCACTGGCAGACGTACGTCTCCGGAACGTTGCGCTTCGGCAT ATTTGATGTTACGGAGTCTGTGCTCTGTACTGTAGCAATCCAGCTCCTCACAGGAACCCTGGGGCCCTCCTTCTGGAACTATACG ATTCCAATACTGAATATTCAGATGAAGATATTCCCAGCCCTCTGCACAGTTGCAGGAACCATATTCTCCTGTACAAACTACTTTGGTGTGATCTTCACAGGTGGAGTTGGCAAAAATGGATCCACTATAGCA GGAACGAGTGTGCTCTCACCTTTCCTTCATATTGGGTCAGTGATTGTGTTAGCTGCAATGATCTACAAGAAATCTGCTGTGCAGCTCTTCGAGAGGCATCCCTGCTTATATATACTCACCTTTGGTTTTGTATCTGCTAAGATAACAAATAAACTAGTG GTTGCACACATGACCAAGAGTGAAATGCACCTGCACGACACGGCCTTCATAGGCCCAGCACTGCTGTTTCTGGATCagtattttaacagctttattgATGAGTATATTGTCCTCTGGATTGCCCTG ctcttctctctctttgacCTGCTGCGATACTGTGTCAGTGTGTGCAACCAGATCGCTGCCCACCTGCACATCCACGTGTTCCGCATCaaggcctcctccagccattcCAACCACCACTAG
- the CEPT1 gene encoding choline/ethanolaminephosphotransferase 1 isoform X1, translated as MSGHRNVKRRCGESHLESPAGCGHGPAAGCVLSKLVQLPTPPLSKHQLKRLEEHKYQSAGRSLLEPLMQGYWEWLVGRVPAWIAPNLITIIGLLINIFTTLLLVYYCPTATEQAPPWAYIACACGLFIYQSLDAIDGKQARRTNSSTPLGELFDHGCDSLSTVFVVLGTCIAVQLGTNPDWMFFCCFAGTFMFYCAHWQTYVSGTLRFGIIDVTEVQIFIIIMHLLAVIGGPPFWQSLIPILNIQMKIFPALCTVAGTIFSCTNYFGVIFTGGVGKNGSTIAGTSVLSPFLHIGSVIVLAAMIYKKSAVQLFERHPCLYILTFGFVSAKITNKLVVAHMTKSEMHLHDTAFIGPALLFLDQYFNSFIDEYIVLWIALLFSLFDLLRYCVSVCNQIAAHLHIHVFRIKASSSHSNHH; from the exons ATGAGTGGGCATCGAAACGTGAAGAGGCGATGTGGGGAGTCGCACCTGGAATCCCCCGCGGGCTGCGGCCACGGGCCCGCTGCTGGCTGCGTGCTGAGCAAACTGGTGCAGCTGCCCACACCTCCCTTGTCAAAGCACCAGCTGAAACGGTTAGAAGAGCACAAATACCAGAGTGCAGGACGATCCCTGCTTGAACCCCTAATGCAAGGTTACTGGGAATGGTTAGTTGGAAGAGTTCCAGCCTGGATTGCCCCCAATCTGATCACCATCATTGGACtgttaataaatatatttacaacTCTGCTATTAGTATATTACTGCCCAACAGCTACAGAACAG gcacctccctgggcatACATTGCTTGTGCATGTGGCCTTTTCATCTACCAGTCTCTGGATGCTATAGATGGAAAACAAGCAAGAAGAACAAATAGCAGTACTCCATTAGGAGAACTTTTTGATCATGGCTGTGATTCGCTTTCCACAG tcTTTGTGGTTTTGGGCACTTGTATTGCTGTGCAGCTGGGAACCAACCCTGACTGGatgttcttttgttgttttgctggAACGTTCATGTTTTACTGTGCCCACTGGCAGACGTACGTCTCCGGAACGTTGCGCTTCGGCAT AATTGATGTGACTGAAGTACAAATCTTCATAATAATCATGCATTTACTGGCAGTGATTGGAGGACCACCTTTTTGGCAATCTCTG ATTCCAATACTGAATATTCAGATGAAGATATTCCCAGCCCTCTGCACAGTTGCAGGAACCATATTCTCCTGTACAAACTACTTTGGTGTGATCTTCACAGGTGGAGTTGGCAAAAATGGATCCACTATAGCA GGAACGAGTGTGCTCTCACCTTTCCTTCATATTGGGTCAGTGATTGTGTTAGCTGCAATGATCTACAAGAAATCTGCTGTGCAGCTCTTCGAGAGGCATCCCTGCTTATATATACTCACCTTTGGTTTTGTATCTGCTAAGATAACAAATAAACTAGTG GTTGCACACATGACCAAGAGTGAAATGCACCTGCACGACACGGCCTTCATAGGCCCAGCACTGCTGTTTCTGGATCagtattttaacagctttattgATGAGTATATTGTCCTCTGGATTGCCCTG ctcttctctctctttgacCTGCTGCGATACTGTGTCAGTGTGTGCAACCAGATCGCTGCCCACCTGCACATCCACGTGTTCCGCATCaaggcctcctccagccattcCAACCACCACTAG